The Prevotella sp. E9-3 genome has a window encoding:
- a CDS encoding tRNA1(Val) (adenine(37)-N6)-methyltransferase — protein sequence MANNYFQFKKFTIYQDRCGMKVGTDATLLGAWAHGGRTILDIGTGTGIIALMMAQRYPDALITGIDIDKDACLQASENVKASPYSVDIKLCDVRKMEGMFDAIITNPPYFVDSLESPVTKRNIARHTSSLSFRELIDNSWRLLNENGEFSLIVPTESKSLLESEAMLKGFFKARQWAIKTTVQKEPKRYLLAFMKHQCDSLDFGEGIIQDAPNKRSAWYEQLTKDFYL from the coding sequence ATGGCGAACAATTATTTCCAATTTAAGAAGTTTACCATTTATCAAGACCGTTGCGGAATGAAAGTGGGAACCGATGCAACACTTTTAGGAGCGTGGGCTCATGGTGGGCGAACTATTCTTGATATAGGCACTGGTACTGGTATTATTGCATTGATGATGGCTCAGCGTTATCCTGATGCATTAATTACAGGTATAGACATAGATAAAGATGCTTGTCTTCAGGCATCAGAGAATGTAAAAGCCTCTCCATACTCTGTTGACATTAAGCTTTGTGATGTAAGAAAAATGGAAGGGATGTTTGACGCTATCATTACAAATCCCCCTTACTTCGTAGATTCTCTGGAATCGCCGGTTACTAAACGGAATATCGCTCGCCATACATCTTCACTAAGTTTTCGAGAACTCATTGACAATTCATGGCGATTACTCAATGAAAATGGAGAGTTTTCATTGATTGTTCCAACCGAGAGTAAATCATTGTTAGAGAGTGAGGCTATGCTGAAAGGTTTTTTCAAAGCACGTCAGTGGGCAATTAAAACAACTGTCCAAAAAGAACCGAAGCGTTATCTTTTAGCATTTATGAAACATCAATGTGATTCTCTCGATTTTGGTGAGGGAATCATACAAGATGCTCCTAACAAACGTTCCGCTTGGTACGAGCAACTCACTAAAGATTTTTATCTATAA
- a CDS encoding rhamnogalacturonan acetylesterase — MKRLLLTLLVFGPLTTLAQSYDFDLTQPQPIYNSSNGYGYDLIPDRLNGKTLLSPKDLFVGESFYYSVGVPDGNYRVRIEVGGRKNGNTTVRAEGRRLLMDNIITPRKKDIQIVEFTVNKRSPQIDEKTFVKIKEREKTYLAWDNKLTLEFNGSNPAIKSIHIEPVDVPTIYLCGNSTVVDQNDEPWASWGQMITRWFGPEIAISNHAESGLTARTFIGSFRLAKILATLKKGDYVFVEFGHNDEKEHRPGDGAWYHYQYQLKIFVDEVRAKGAEIVFCTPTQRRAFDKDNATIMNTHGDFPAVMKQVAERENVPLIDLNSMTKTLFETMGPENSKRLLVHYPANTFPNQPKALADNTHFNTFGAYEVAKCVVMGIKKLNLPIVNYLRPDWQDFDPSKPDNYKEFKWAPSRMVVTVKPDGN; from the coding sequence ATGAAAAGACTACTTCTAACTTTACTTGTCTTTGGACCATTAACAACTTTGGCTCAATCCTATGATTTCGACCTCACTCAACCTCAACCTATCTATAATTCTTCAAATGGATACGGCTACGACTTGATACCTGATCGCTTGAATGGAAAAACTTTGTTATCCCCAAAAGATTTATTTGTGGGAGAAAGTTTTTATTATTCAGTTGGTGTTCCAGATGGAAATTATCGCGTAAGAATAGAGGTCGGAGGCCGTAAGAATGGTAATACGACCGTTAGAGCAGAAGGACGACGTCTGTTAATGGACAACATCATAACACCACGAAAAAAAGATATTCAAATTGTTGAGTTTACTGTAAACAAGCGTTCACCTCAGATTGATGAAAAGACATTTGTAAAAATCAAAGAACGGGAAAAAACATATTTAGCTTGGGACAACAAATTAACATTAGAGTTCAACGGCTCGAATCCCGCTATTAAAAGCATTCACATTGAACCTGTTGATGTTCCTACAATTTATTTATGTGGTAATTCAACTGTCGTAGATCAGAATGATGAGCCTTGGGCTTCTTGGGGACAGATGATTACACGCTGGTTCGGCCCAGAAATAGCTATATCCAACCATGCTGAAAGTGGACTTACTGCTCGCACTTTTATCGGTTCATTCCGTCTTGCTAAGATTCTCGCGACACTAAAAAAAGGCGATTATGTATTTGTAGAATTTGGACATAACGATGAAAAAGAACATCGTCCTGGTGATGGCGCTTGGTACCACTATCAGTACCAATTGAAGATATTCGTTGATGAGGTTAGAGCCAAAGGGGCTGAAATCGTGTTCTGTACGCCAACACAACGCCGAGCTTTCGACAAAGACAATGCAACTATCATGAATACTCATGGAGATTTTCCTGCTGTTATGAAACAAGTTGCTGAACGTGAAAATGTCCCCCTTATAGACCTCAACTCAATGACAAAGACGCTTTTTGAAACGATGGGTCCTGAAAATTCAAAACGTCTATTAGTTCACTATCCTGCAAATACATTCCCTAATCAGCCAAAAGCACTGGCAGACAACACCCATTTCAATACCTTTGGTGCATACGAAGTAGCAAAATGTGTTGTTATGGGCATTAAGAAGCTCAATCTCCCGATTGTAAATTATTTGCGACCTGATTGGCAAGATTTTGATCCATCAAAACCAGATAATTACAAAGAATTCAAATGGGCACCTTCACGAATGGTGGTAACGGTAAAGCCTGATGGAAACTAA
- the lon gene encoding endopeptidase La produces the protein MNFRIDMSENPSNNKAFSMIADIDGDYKDLLEVPTPDELPILPVRNLVLFPGVVSPILIGRESSLSLIKKAEKKGILIGVVCQRDPEIEDPSFEDLYEYGVFAKVVKQLSFPNGNETVIVQSLGRLRLLDIKKQKPHLVGVVTPTPELQPDKRDKEWHTAVEDLRKLADEYVNASDEIPNDATFAIHNIHNEEMALNFVCTNMPFSIKEKMSLLSADSMKERLFGAMKALNREINLQNLRADIRNKTREDIDEQQKNYFLQQQIKNMQAEMGNESPEKAQLKEKALNKKWSEEIGKTFLKELDKLDNLSPQSPDFNIQLNYLQTFVSLPWGEYTQDDLNLSRAKKILDQEHYGMEKVKERILEYMAVLSLRGDLKSPIICLYGPPGVGKTSLGKSIAEAMKRKYVRVSLGGLHDEAEIRGHRRTYIGAMPGRIIKSIQKAGSSNPVFILDEIDKVTQNTINGDPASALLEVLDPEQNNAFHDNFLDVDYDLSKVLFIATANNLSSIPRPLLDRMEIIEVSGYITEEKIEITKRHLIPRELKNTGLDTIKPKPTFNKASIEKIIEQYTRESGVRQLEKQVNKALRKLAYNRQMGLDENGDMKITPERLEGLLGKPPFYRDIYQGNTYAGVVTGLAWTSVGGEILFIETSLSKGKGSKLTLTGNLGDVMKESAVLALEYVKAHAEVLNIDYRIFDNWNIHIHVPEGATPKDGPSAGITIATSIASALTQRKVRKNTAMTGEITLRGKVLPVGGIKEKILAAKRAGITDIVMCQENEKDILEIPSIYLKGVNFHYVENVQDVWNFALTDEIVDNPLSFDIPEEENKKC, from the coding sequence ATGAATTTTAGAATAGACATGAGCGAGAATCCAAGTAATAATAAAGCGTTCTCAATGATTGCCGATATCGATGGCGATTACAAAGATTTGTTAGAAGTTCCTACCCCCGACGAGCTCCCTATACTACCTGTACGAAATCTTGTACTTTTTCCAGGAGTAGTGTCTCCAATTCTGATTGGTCGCGAATCAAGTTTGTCATTAATCAAGAAAGCAGAAAAGAAAGGCATATTGATTGGTGTTGTATGTCAGCGTGATCCAGAAATAGAAGATCCCTCATTTGAAGATTTATATGAATATGGCGTTTTTGCCAAAGTAGTTAAACAATTATCGTTCCCCAACGGTAATGAGACTGTTATTGTGCAAAGTCTTGGACGCTTGCGTTTGCTTGATATAAAGAAACAAAAGCCACATCTGGTTGGCGTAGTAACTCCTACTCCAGAACTTCAACCCGACAAGCGTGACAAAGAATGGCATACTGCGGTTGAAGACCTTCGCAAACTGGCTGATGAATATGTGAATGCATCTGACGAGATTCCAAATGATGCCACCTTTGCTATCCACAATATCCATAACGAGGAGATGGCCCTCAATTTTGTATGTACAAATATGCCGTTCAGCATCAAGGAGAAAATGAGTCTTTTGAGTGCTGATTCAATGAAGGAACGTTTGTTTGGTGCAATGAAGGCATTGAATCGCGAGATTAATCTTCAAAACCTTCGTGCAGACATCCGTAACAAGACGCGTGAAGATATTGACGAGCAGCAGAAGAATTACTTCCTTCAGCAGCAGATTAAAAACATGCAGGCTGAAATGGGTAATGAATCTCCCGAGAAAGCTCAACTGAAAGAGAAGGCATTAAACAAGAAATGGTCAGAAGAAATAGGAAAGACATTCCTAAAAGAGTTGGACAAACTGGACAATCTTTCCCCCCAATCTCCCGACTTTAACATCCAGCTTAACTACCTTCAGACTTTCGTTTCATTGCCTTGGGGGGAATATACACAAGACGATTTAAATTTGTCTCGTGCCAAGAAGATTCTTGATCAAGAACATTATGGAATGGAAAAGGTCAAGGAGCGCATCCTTGAGTATATGGCAGTTCTTTCTCTTCGAGGAGACCTGAAAAGCCCTATTATCTGCCTATACGGTCCTCCAGGTGTGGGCAAAACCTCACTTGGAAAATCTATTGCTGAAGCAATGAAGCGCAAATATGTACGCGTTTCATTGGGAGGTCTTCATGATGAAGCTGAGATTCGCGGTCATCGCCGTACCTATATCGGTGCGATGCCCGGACGAATCATTAAAAGTATTCAGAAAGCAGGATCTTCAAACCCTGTGTTTATTCTTGACGAGATAGACAAAGTAACTCAGAATACTATCAATGGCGATCCTGCATCAGCATTGCTCGAAGTGCTTGATCCGGAGCAGAACAATGCATTCCATGATAATTTCCTGGATGTTGACTACGATCTGTCGAAGGTATTATTCATAGCAACTGCAAATAATCTCTCTTCTATTCCCCGTCCGCTATTAGACCGAATGGAAATTATTGAGGTAAGTGGTTATATTACAGAAGAGAAAATAGAAATTACTAAACGTCATCTGATTCCTCGTGAGTTAAAGAACACAGGCTTAGATACTATCAAACCCAAACCTACGTTCAATAAAGCCTCAATTGAAAAGATTATTGAACAATACACACGCGAGAGTGGTGTTCGTCAACTTGAGAAGCAAGTTAACAAAGCTCTTCGCAAGTTGGCATACAATCGTCAGATGGGGCTTGACGAGAATGGCGATATGAAAATTACGCCCGAACGTTTAGAGGGTCTTCTTGGCAAACCGCCTTTCTATCGTGATATCTATCAAGGCAATACATATGCAGGTGTTGTCACAGGTCTTGCTTGGACAAGTGTAGGTGGTGAAATTCTTTTCATTGAGACTTCACTTTCTAAGGGTAAAGGCTCAAAGTTGACTCTTACCGGAAATTTAGGTGATGTTATGAAGGAGAGTGCTGTGTTGGCTCTCGAATACGTAAAGGCACATGCCGAGGTACTTAATATTGACTATCGTATTTTTGACAACTGGAATATTCATATCCATGTTCCAGAAGGTGCAACGCCAAAGGATGGTCCTTCAGCAGGCATTACCATTGCCACCTCTATTGCATCGGCTCTTACTCAGCGCAAGGTGAGAAAGAACACAGCCATGACGGGTGAGATAACCCTACGCGGAAAAGTTCTGCCTGTGGGTGGAATCAAAGAGAAGATTCTTGCAGCTAAACGTGCAGGAATCACAGATATTGTAATGTGTCAAGAGAATGAGAAAGACATCTTGGAAATCCCGAGCATTTACCTAAAGGGAGTCAACTTCCATTATGTTGAGAATGTGCAGGATGTATGGAACTTTGCCCTGACAGACGAAATCGTGGATAATCCTCTCTCATTTGATATTCCTGAAGAAGAAAACAAGAAGTGTTGA
- a CDS encoding glycosyl hydrolase produces MRKLLSTIAITALSSVMFAQSWPTPTLESKPGTRWWWLGSAVDKSNLEWNLKELSAHGIGAVEITPIYGVQGNEKNNIDFLSNQWMEMLRFTQDQGKRKGIEVDMATGTGWPFGGPFVPLKESACKVLLLEKTIDSDGVWNTINGYKGVHPESKNTTVVDLSLSEKDKKNAFLDKVILYSNGKTVDVTSNVKDGKIFNPLSLTNSNEVKLIAVFIKYGVMRVKRAAPGGDGLVIDHFNKKAVRNYLKHIEEAFERTNTPYPHTFFNDSYEVAEATWTPLMFEEFAKRRGYKLEDHLPELIAQSTINSKSLDSNTISTIKTIDSSNKVLADYRETLSDLLLENFTQQWTAWAHSHGAITRNQAHGSPANLIDCYAAVDIPEIEGFGLSNFGIKGLREDPGNTRKNDSDFSMLKYAPSAAHVTGKPYTSSETFTWLTEHFRTSLSQLKPDIDLMFCAGVNHMFFHGTCYSPKDVDWPGWKFYASIDMSPTNSIWRDAPYFMQYVERCQSFLQWGQPDNDFLVLLPVRDMWKKNTGKLLMQFSIHEMSKLAPEFIETILDIDRAGFDCDYISERLLLGVSYVNGMLVTSAGTRYKGLIIPNKGKIDERIAKHIESLKMQGAHIFYNTDKNELQKAALPEQIRTQCGMKTIRRKNDNGYHYFIANLTPNDVEESITLSVPFKNAMWFNPLNGEISQASFTNNKVNINLRSGESMILQTFSETKENICQSFIANISHTVTETKIIEGPWTLSFIEESPKVNKTYQLPKLQTWEGLDEKTSVTMGTGIYTTRFKMSKKDNPSSLWAIDLGDVRESARVYINGQFIGCAWSVPFVLNTKGTLKVGENELRIEVTNLPANRISQLDRDEVKWRKMEDINVVDINYKKTLYNKWTPTLSGLASEVKLIKLTE; encoded by the coding sequence ATGAGAAAATTATTATCCACAATCGCAATTACCGCTCTGTCATCTGTAATGTTTGCTCAGAGTTGGCCTACCCCAACACTAGAATCAAAGCCCGGTACGCGTTGGTGGTGGCTAGGATCTGCCGTCGATAAATCAAATTTGGAATGGAATCTCAAGGAGCTTTCTGCCCATGGAATAGGAGCGGTGGAAATAACACCCATATATGGTGTGCAGGGCAATGAAAAGAATAACATTGACTTTCTGTCTAACCAATGGATGGAGATGTTGCGCTTTACACAGGATCAAGGTAAGCGCAAAGGAATTGAAGTTGACATGGCTACAGGCACTGGATGGCCTTTTGGGGGACCATTTGTCCCATTAAAAGAATCCGCATGTAAAGTTCTACTTTTAGAAAAAACTATTGATAGCGATGGTGTGTGGAATACCATCAACGGATATAAGGGTGTTCATCCTGAAAGTAAAAATACTACTGTCGTAGATTTGTCATTATCCGAGAAAGACAAAAAAAACGCATTCCTCGACAAAGTAATACTATATAGTAATGGAAAAACTGTAGATGTCACTTCTAATGTTAAGGACGGAAAAATATTCAATCCTTTAAGTCTGACAAATTCGAATGAAGTTAAACTAATTGCAGTTTTTATAAAATATGGTGTAATGAGGGTAAAACGAGCAGCACCCGGAGGTGATGGACTTGTTATTGATCATTTCAACAAAAAAGCTGTCCGTAACTATCTTAAACACATAGAAGAGGCTTTCGAGCGTACAAACACGCCCTACCCTCACACATTTTTCAATGACTCTTATGAGGTTGCCGAAGCCACATGGACTCCCTTGATGTTTGAAGAGTTTGCGAAACGTCGAGGATATAAACTGGAAGATCATTTGCCCGAATTAATAGCTCAAAGTACGATTAATTCGAAGTCTTTGGATTCTAATACAATTTCAACAATCAAAACAATCGATAGTTCAAACAAAGTCTTAGCAGACTATCGTGAAACCTTAAGCGATTTGTTGTTGGAAAACTTCACTCAGCAGTGGACTGCATGGGCTCACAGTCATGGAGCAATCACACGTAATCAAGCGCATGGTTCTCCCGCTAATCTCATTGATTGTTATGCTGCTGTAGATATTCCTGAGATAGAAGGCTTTGGCCTCTCAAATTTTGGCATCAAAGGACTACGAGAAGACCCGGGGAATACTCGCAAGAACGACTCTGACTTCTCGATGCTGAAATATGCTCCATCTGCAGCACATGTTACAGGGAAACCATATACCAGTAGCGAAACTTTCACCTGGTTAACTGAACATTTCAGGACGTCTCTGTCTCAATTGAAGCCTGATATCGATTTGATGTTTTGTGCTGGTGTCAATCATATGTTTTTTCATGGCACCTGCTACTCGCCAAAAGACGTGGACTGGCCAGGATGGAAGTTTTATGCGTCAATTGACATGAGTCCAACAAACTCTATTTGGCGTGACGCTCCCTATTTTATGCAATACGTAGAACGCTGTCAAAGTTTTCTGCAATGGGGTCAACCAGACAATGACTTTCTGGTTCTTCTGCCAGTACGAGATATGTGGAAGAAAAATACAGGTAAACTGTTGATGCAATTCTCAATTCATGAAATGAGCAAGTTAGCACCAGAATTTATTGAAACCATTCTTGACATTGACAGAGCGGGGTTTGATTGTGACTATATTTCTGAAAGATTATTGCTTGGCGTTTCGTATGTAAATGGAATGTTGGTCACATCTGCTGGTACACGATATAAGGGATTAATAATACCTAATAAAGGAAAAATTGATGAACGAATAGCAAAGCACATAGAATCCCTTAAGATGCAAGGTGCTCACATTTTCTATAATACAGATAAAAATGAGTTACAAAAGGCTGCTCTTCCTGAACAGATACGTACTCAATGTGGAATGAAAACAATCCGTAGAAAGAACGACAATGGTTACCACTATTTCATTGCCAATCTTACTCCAAATGATGTAGAAGAGTCAATCACTCTTTCTGTACCTTTTAAAAATGCCATGTGGTTTAATCCTTTGAATGGGGAAATTAGTCAGGCTTCGTTTACCAATAACAAGGTTAATATAAACTTGCGAAGTGGTGAGTCGATGATACTCCAGACTTTCAGCGAAACGAAAGAGAATATCTGTCAATCTTTCATAGCAAACATTTCTCACACAGTAACCGAAACGAAAATTATAGAAGGGCCATGGACACTGTCTTTTATTGAAGAGTCACCCAAAGTGAACAAAACCTATCAGTTACCCAAGCTACAAACTTGGGAAGGTCTTGATGAGAAGACAAGCGTAACGATGGGAACAGGTATCTATACAACTCGATTCAAGATGTCGAAAAAAGACAATCCTTCAAGTTTATGGGCTATTGACTTAGGCGATGTTCGAGAAAGTGCTCGTGTATATATTAATGGACAATTTATTGGATGTGCCTGGTCCGTTCCATTTGTCCTAAACACCAAAGGTACACTTAAAGTGGGTGAAAACGAGCTGCGAATAGAAGTTACAAACTTACCAGCCAATCGTATCAGCCAATTGGACCGTGATGAAGTAAAATGGCGCAAAATGGAAGATATAAACGTGGTTGATATTAACTACAAAAAGACGCTGTACAACAAATGGACACCCACTTTAAGCGGTTTAGCAAGTGAAGTTAAACTTATAAAGTTAACAGAGTAA
- a CDS encoding DapH/DapD/GlmU-related protein, with product MQIEHLRQRLKSSPRIKRLIELLIMNQTATRPRWYIRLLAPIYQYRGKGCIIHNSVRMDTPPYRRFHLGKKSVIESFSCINNAVGDIIIGDNTRIGLHNTIIGPVSIGNHVNLAQCVTVTALNHNFQSITLRIDEQGVSTRQVVIGDDVWIGANSVILPGVTIGQHVVVAAGAVVTKDVPDGVLVAGVPARIIKNIGTYQT from the coding sequence ATGCAAATAGAACATCTGCGACAACGACTGAAGAGCAGTCCACGAATTAAGAGACTGATTGAACTGCTCATTATGAACCAGACAGCCACGCGACCACGATGGTACATTCGGTTGTTGGCTCCAATATATCAGTATCGTGGAAAAGGTTGTATTATTCATAATTCTGTTAGAATGGATACTCCACCCTATCGCCGTTTCCACTTGGGAAAAAAGAGTGTTATTGAATCTTTTTCTTGTATAAACAATGCCGTTGGCGATATTATTATAGGCGATAATACTCGTATAGGCTTACATAACACTATTATTGGTCCTGTTTCTATTGGAAATCATGTCAATTTGGCACAATGTGTTACAGTTACAGCTCTGAATCATAATTTTCAAAGTATAACTTTACGTATTGATGAGCAAGGGGTGAGTACTCGTCAGGTAGTAATAGGTGATGATGTTTGGATAGGCGCAAACTCTGTGATTCTGCCAGGTGTGACAATAGGTCAACATGTCGTAGTTGCTGCAGGTGCCGTAGTAACAAAAGATGTACCTGATGGAGTTTTAGTGGCAGGCGTCCCAGCGCGAATCATTAAGAATATCGGGACATACCAAACCTAA
- the tgt gene encoding tRNA guanosine(34) transglycosylase Tgt, which yields MTFEVQHSDNASDARTGIITTDHGQIKTPIFMPVGTCGSVKGVHFSELRDQVNAQIILGNTYHLYLRPGLDTLRKAGGLHKFNTWDRPILTDSGGFQVFSLTGIRKLREEGCEFRSHIDGSKHIFTPENVMDTERIIGADIMMAFDECPPGQSDYEYAKKSLGLTQRWLERCVKRFNETEPLYGYNQTLFPIVQGCTFKELRRDAAKHVVDILGQLKDGGGASIGGLAVGEPTEVMYEMIEVVNEILPKDRPRYLMGVGTPQNILEAIERGVDMFDCVMPTRNGRNAMLFTYNGTMNMRNKKWEQDFSPIDPDGCEIDRIHSKAYLHHLFKAQELLAMQIASIHNLAFYLRLVTDARHHIEAGDFTIWKRSVIENLGKRM from the coding sequence ATGACGTTTGAAGTACAACATAGTGATAATGCGTCTGATGCACGTACAGGTATCATTACCACCGACCACGGACAAATAAAGACTCCTATTTTTATGCCTGTTGGTACCTGCGGCAGTGTGAAGGGTGTTCATTTTTCTGAACTACGAGATCAAGTGAATGCTCAGATTATTCTTGGAAACACCTATCATCTCTACCTCCGTCCAGGACTTGACACCTTAAGGAAAGCCGGTGGCCTGCATAAGTTCAACACTTGGGATCGTCCTATCCTGACTGATTCAGGTGGATTCCAAGTTTTTTCACTTACAGGCATCCGTAAACTTCGTGAGGAAGGATGTGAGTTCCGTAGTCATATCGATGGTTCAAAACACATCTTTACACCAGAGAATGTGATGGATACTGAACGCATTATCGGAGCTGACATTATGATGGCTTTTGACGAGTGTCCCCCTGGTCAGAGCGATTACGAATATGCCAAGAAGTCTCTCGGACTTACTCAACGTTGGTTAGAACGCTGCGTAAAGCGTTTCAATGAAACTGAACCTCTTTACGGCTACAACCAAACCCTCTTCCCTATCGTTCAAGGTTGCACATTTAAAGAGTTGCGACGTGATGCTGCTAAGCATGTAGTCGATATTTTGGGACAGTTGAAAGATGGAGGTGGTGCTTCGATTGGCGGACTTGCCGTTGGTGAGCCGACTGAAGTGATGTATGAAATGATTGAAGTAGTCAACGAGATTCTTCCAAAGGATCGTCCTCGTTACTTGATGGGTGTCGGTACACCGCAAAACATTCTTGAAGCTATTGAACGAGGCGTTGACATGTTCGACTGCGTGATGCCAACTCGCAACGGACGCAATGCGATGCTATTCACTTATAATGGTACGATGAACATGCGTAACAAGAAATGGGAGCAGGACTTCTCGCCAATCGATCCTGATGGATGCGAAATAGACCGCATACATTCAAAAGCCTACCTTCACCATCTATTCAAGGCTCAGGAACTGTTGGCTATGCAAATTGCTTCTATCCACAATCTTGCTTTCTATCTTAGGTTGGTTACCGATGCCCGCCATCATATTGAAGCAGGTGATTTTACCATTTGGAAACGTTCCGTTATTGAAAACTTAGGCAAAAGGATGTAA
- a CDS encoding LptF/LptG family permease — translation MSGKLCGSNLNILNCISILDWYIIKKFIGTYIYAIALIISISIVFDFNEHMTKFVTNHAPWKAIIFDYYANFVPYFSNLFSPLFVFIAVIFFTSKLAGNSEIIAMLASGTSFNRLLRPYMISAALIALVNFYLGAYVIPHGNIIRQNFEVLYKNNRKNTTAQNVQLQVAPGVIAYIQTYDDIHRRGYGFSLDKFEKKKLVSHMTANIIQYDTISDMRYQWKAINYKIRTLKGLREHIETGSEIDTTIVMEPMDLVFSRGQQETFTSPELLRYITKQKDRGSLNVVQYEVEYHKRIATSFASFILTIIGVSLSSRKRKGGMGLYLGIGLALSFTYILLQTISATFAINAGTPPLLAAWVPNLIFAVIAYFCYRQSPN, via the coding sequence ATATCCGGGAAACTATGTGGGTCCAATCTGAACATACTTAATTGTATCAGCATCCTTGACTGGTATATTATCAAGAAGTTTATTGGAACCTATATATATGCCATAGCGCTCATTATTTCAATTTCCATCGTGTTTGACTTCAATGAACACATGACGAAGTTCGTTACGAACCATGCACCGTGGAAGGCGATTATTTTTGACTACTACGCAAACTTCGTTCCGTATTTCTCAAATCTTTTCTCGCCACTATTTGTCTTTATTGCTGTAATTTTCTTTACTTCTAAATTGGCTGGCAATTCCGAAATTATTGCCATGCTTGCCAGTGGTACCAGCTTCAATCGTTTGCTGAGGCCCTATATGATTTCGGCAGCTCTCATAGCGTTAGTCAATTTCTATTTAGGTGCCTACGTGATTCCACATGGAAATATCATACGTCAGAATTTCGAGGTGCTATACAAAAACAATCGTAAGAATACTACGGCACAGAACGTACAGCTTCAAGTTGCCCCTGGAGTTATAGCATACATTCAGACTTATGACGACATTCACAGACGAGGCTATGGCTTTTCTCTTGACAAGTTTGAGAAAAAGAAACTGGTGAGTCACATGACGGCCAATATCATTCAGTATGACACTATCTCAGATATGCGCTATCAATGGAAAGCTATAAACTATAAAATTCGTACCTTGAAAGGACTACGCGAACATATTGAAACAGGTTCTGAGATAGATACCACCATTGTGATGGAACCCATGGATCTTGTATTCTCCCGAGGGCAACAAGAGACCTTCACTTCACCTGAACTTCTGCGATATATCACAAAACAGAAAGACCGTGGTTCGTTGAATGTTGTACAATATGAAGTAGAATATCACAAGCGAATAGCGACCTCGTTTGCATCGTTTATACTTACAATCATCGGCGTATCACTATCTTCACGAAAAAGGAAGGGTGGCATGGGACTATACTTAGGTATCGGACTGGCCCTTTCATTCACCTACATTCTGCTCCAAACTATAAGTGCCACGTTTGCTATCAATGCTGGAACACCACCATTATTGGCAGCATGGGTACCTAATCTTATTTTTGCCGTCATTGCCTACTTCTGTTATAGGCAGTCACCTAATTAA